The Yersinia intermedia genome window below encodes:
- the ilvN gene encoding acetolactate synthase small subunit: protein MTTQQMAVQPASNLSASAQVTLLLTVRNHPGVMSHICGLFARRAFNVEGILCMPLAGGDESRIWLQVLDDQRLLQMISQLEKLEDVLQVRRFGPEMPIFSQVEDLVANQR, encoded by the coding sequence ATGACGACTCAACAAATGGCAGTACAACCAGCATCAAACCTATCGGCTTCTGCGCAGGTGACTCTATTGCTAACGGTGCGCAACCACCCAGGCGTGATGTCCCATATCTGCGGGCTATTTGCCAGGCGCGCATTTAACGTCGAGGGAATTTTGTGTATGCCGTTGGCTGGCGGTGACGAAAGTCGCATTTGGCTGCAAGTCTTAGATGATCAGCGGCTGCTCCAAATGATAAGCCAATTGGAGAAACTGGAGGATGTGCTTCAAGTGCGCCGCTTCGGGCCTGAAATGCCTATCTTTAGCCAGGTAGAAGACTTGGTTGCCAATCAACGCTGA
- the ilvB gene encoding acetolactate synthase large subunit, protein MRYTGAQLIVRLLEQQGITTIAGIPGGAALPLYDALGQSDIIRHVLARHEQGAGFMAQGMARATGQTAVCLASSGPGATNLVTAIADAKLDSIPLVCITGQVSSSMIGTDAFQEVDTYGMSIPITKHNYLVRDISELPRVIPAAFRIAQSGRPGPVWIDIPKDVQTAEIELESLPLPGVADEPCPIDPQAIAQAAQMINSAVRPVLYLGGGIISSQAHQQAIQLAEQTGLPTTMTLMALGAMPVDHPLSLGMLGMHAARSTNLIMQQADLLIVLGARFDDRAIGKAEQFCPDASIIHIDIDPAELGKIRRPHLAMNADIKQVLTHLLPLVETRSRSEWRSTVSDMQREFPFNQPNSTNPLCHYGLIRAAAEALDDDTIITTDVGQHQMWVAQAYPLHRPRQWLTSGGLGTMGFGLPAAIGAALAKPEAKVVCFSGDGSLMMNIQEMATAAEEQLNVKIILMNNQSLGLVHQQQELFFGKRIFAADYPYRTNFIHIAEGFGFSTCDLNTASDPYAALHKALNQPGPVLIHALIDVDEKVYPMVPPGAANIDMIGGE, encoded by the coding sequence ATGCGTTATACAGGCGCCCAATTAATAGTTCGTTTGCTGGAGCAGCAAGGCATTACCACGATCGCAGGCATTCCCGGTGGCGCAGCGTTACCGCTGTATGATGCTCTGGGGCAAAGTGACATTATTCGCCATGTACTGGCGCGACACGAGCAAGGTGCTGGCTTTATGGCCCAAGGCATGGCCCGTGCCACAGGCCAAACCGCAGTCTGCTTAGCGTCCAGCGGCCCAGGGGCAACCAACCTGGTCACGGCAATTGCCGATGCCAAACTTGACTCAATTCCACTGGTTTGTATTACAGGTCAGGTTTCCTCCTCAATGATTGGCACCGATGCTTTTCAAGAGGTTGATACCTATGGCATGTCGATTCCTATCACCAAACATAATTATTTGGTTCGTGATATCAGCGAATTGCCTCGGGTGATCCCTGCGGCCTTTCGCATTGCCCAGTCTGGCCGGCCTGGGCCGGTATGGATTGATATTCCTAAAGATGTACAAACAGCAGAGATTGAGCTTGAGAGCTTGCCACTACCGGGCGTTGCCGATGAACCTTGCCCAATAGACCCACAGGCTATCGCGCAAGCAGCACAAATGATCAACAGTGCGGTACGGCCAGTACTCTACCTGGGTGGCGGCATCATCAGTTCACAGGCGCATCAGCAGGCAATACAACTGGCTGAACAGACAGGTCTGCCAACCACCATGACATTAATGGCACTGGGTGCCATGCCCGTTGACCATCCATTGTCCTTAGGGATGTTGGGAATGCATGCGGCACGCTCAACCAATCTGATCATGCAACAAGCCGACTTATTGATCGTACTTGGGGCGAGATTTGATGATCGTGCTATCGGAAAAGCAGAACAATTCTGCCCTGACGCCAGCATCATTCATATCGATATTGACCCTGCTGAATTAGGCAAAATTCGCCGCCCACACTTGGCGATGAATGCCGATATTAAGCAGGTATTAACCCACCTGTTGCCTTTAGTTGAAACACGTTCACGCAGCGAATGGCGCTCAACTGTCAGTGATATGCAGCGTGAGTTTCCGTTCAATCAACCCAATAGCACCAACCCGCTATGCCACTATGGTTTGATTCGCGCCGCGGCCGAAGCACTGGATGATGACACCATCATTACCACTGATGTGGGCCAACACCAGATGTGGGTTGCGCAGGCTTATCCATTGCATCGCCCGCGACAGTGGCTAACATCTGGCGGGCTGGGCACCATGGGATTTGGCCTGCCCGCAGCCATTGGGGCCGCACTGGCGAAGCCAGAGGCAAAAGTAGTGTGCTTTTCTGGCGATGGCAGCCTGATGATGAATATTCAGGAAATGGCGACGGCAGCTGAAGAACAACTGAACGTTAAGATTATTTTGATGAATAACCAATCATTAGGTTTAGTCCATCAGCAGCAGGAACTGTTCTTTGGTAAACGTATTTTTGCCGCCGACTACCCCTATCGCACGAACTTCATTCATATCGCGGAAGGATTTGGTTTCTCCACATGTGATCTGAACACGGCCAGCGACCCTTATGCGGCCTTGCATAAAGCCTTAAACCAACCAGGCCCAGTATTGATTCACGCACTGATTGATGTGGATGAAAAAGTGTATCCCATGGTGCCACCGGGCGCGGCAAATATCGATATGATTGGAGGGGAGTAA
- a CDS encoding ilvB operon leader peptide IvbL, producing MNYSTATFSLQNTAYVNAVVVVRVLVVVVVGSAP from the coding sequence GTGAACTATTCCACTGCCACTTTCAGTCTACAAAATACTGCGTATGTTAACGCAGTCGTAGTCGTTCGCGTGCTAGTGGTGGTGGTGGTCGGCAGCGCGCCGTAA
- a CDS encoding DUF1460 domain-containing protein yields the protein MHKSLSLVLIAVIAGCGAKQTPYETVSIDNYTANRITRIIESKVETGSYNNVNDAIANISAEFLGTPYEANVLIGSPTQPEQLVIDFRGLDCFTYLDYVEALRKSGNKAEFVQQVIRTRYADADVSYLHRKHFFTDWSQRTPLNAQDVTAQISTHARTVLKNLNQKKEGGEFIPELSVIERNVVYIPAEFIDATVVAGLKNGDYIGIYTPISGLDVTHTGIFIRTVKGAMFRNASSMRGNNKVVDSPFLEYVKKTPGIVVLRALPVSDSDSKSMG from the coding sequence ATGCATAAATCGTTATCTTTAGTTCTCATTGCAGTTATCGCGGGATGTGGTGCGAAACAAACCCCTTATGAAACGGTTAGTATCGATAATTACACCGCAAATCGTATTACCCGTATTATAGAAAGTAAGGTAGAAACAGGATCTTATAATAATGTGAATGATGCTATTGCGAATATATCTGCTGAGTTTTTAGGTACACCTTATGAGGCAAATGTACTCATTGGTTCGCCAACGCAACCAGAACAGCTAGTGATCGATTTCCGTGGATTGGACTGTTTCACCTACCTGGATTATGTTGAAGCCTTGCGAAAATCAGGAAACAAGGCGGAGTTTGTGCAGCAAGTTATCAGAACAAGATATGCTGATGCGGATGTCAGCTACCTGCACCGAAAACATTTTTTTACTGACTGGTCACAGCGAACCCCTTTAAACGCACAAGATGTTACTGCACAAATAAGTACTCATGCCCGCACTGTTCTCAAGAATCTGAACCAGAAAAAAGAGGGGGGCGAGTTTATCCCCGAGTTGAGTGTTATTGAACGTAATGTTGTTTATATTCCGGCAGAGTTTATTGATGCTACGGTGGTGGCAGGGTTAAAAAATGGCGATTATATCGGTATTTATACCCCAATTTCAGGTTTAGATGTCACTCATACTGGGATATTTATCCGAACCGTGAAAGGCGCGATGTTCCGTAATGCATCATCAATGAGAGGGAATAATAAAGTCGTTGACTCACCTTTTTTGGAATATGTGAAGAAAACCCCCGGCATTGTGGTACTTAGGGCATTACCTGTCAGTGATAGTGATTCAAAATCAATGGGTTGA
- a CDS encoding putative virulence factor — translation MKSLITQPLNRQLQQVTQGIDQTIDWISNVRQHAIRLDIEADLLAIKLRRNRNKARQLAETALTGISIGFFGQSSAGKQHLISALAANENGRLETTLGGKTLDFWQQIKPGYQASGLVTRFSHQAVTNHENHPVQLSLLSEVDIAKIVAGAFLLDNHQDTHRQDTREHSLDEQHITDHLQQLVMRKQPLAIAGINSDDVIGLWDYLARHDAPRQRKLETHFWPVAIELAPYLSIEDRAILFSLLWAELRPLTDAYRHFAYTLQHVGGATQVLSPLSVLVDDTLLPANGIMNVATLNSLNTPADSHIQVMPLVDDNAGDSVTLSLAELTFLAVELHIPLTTSARKTAFESIDLLDFPDFNEPFDTPECLEHPPYPQAILLSQAKNAYLLDRYTDKQQINLLLVCNAAGKRSEVKTVGKALDYWVKQTQGENAQIRSRRNPGLIWALTPFDQRVVSTPQLIGAKNHDEAVQRYVGNPGDSWGSMLALDKRGVERMVTYLSQEICRDIKTERITEQLHELQRELTDNLLAGWYQPANGELPQKQRIAETLLKALQTRTGLHGELLERLLPSRDELRCLYLQQQNRATELITPATNNEPFSIGIDIDLFSDQPASPVFQATAMPAASHDYETAYAASVQRYWINHLRLLPDNGPLIELLGITKPTIELLVAELITASIRLDIAGQLVTILADSEQVGLHRETKADRQVSRALTVLGDFVAWLGFLQIEESQRPDSRINRGYKIFAQPPTSASPLGASQRLTKLALTPTNNTAFYIYDWLVGLGEMIIHNEGYSAGSEINLQHREQLAAIFSLINPQFRP, via the coding sequence ATGAAATCATTAATCACCCAACCGCTTAACCGCCAGCTTCAGCAAGTCACGCAAGGCATTGATCAAACAATTGATTGGATTAGCAATGTGCGCCAACACGCCATTCGATTGGATATTGAGGCCGACCTTCTGGCTATCAAACTACGGCGCAATCGCAATAAAGCGCGTCAATTAGCGGAAACGGCCCTAACGGGCATTAGCATCGGTTTTTTTGGGCAGTCATCTGCCGGGAAACAGCATCTGATATCAGCGCTGGCGGCTAATGAAAATGGCCGTTTGGAAACCACGCTAGGAGGGAAAACCCTCGATTTTTGGCAGCAAATAAAGCCGGGCTATCAGGCCAGCGGGCTGGTAACACGCTTTAGTCATCAAGCAGTTACCAATCATGAAAACCATCCGGTGCAGCTTTCTCTGCTCAGTGAAGTGGATATTGCTAAAATAGTTGCGGGTGCTTTCCTGCTGGATAATCATCAGGATACCCACCGCCAGGACACGCGTGAACACTCACTGGATGAACAGCATATTACTGATCACCTACAACAGCTTGTGATGCGCAAACAACCGCTCGCCATCGCAGGTATCAACAGTGATGATGTTATTGGGCTTTGGGATTATCTGGCTCGTCATGATGCACCGCGCCAAAGAAAGCTGGAAACCCATTTCTGGCCAGTGGCTATTGAACTGGCCCCCTACCTGAGCATCGAAGATCGCGCCATCTTATTCTCATTGCTGTGGGCAGAGTTACGCCCGTTGACCGATGCTTACCGCCATTTCGCCTATACCTTGCAACATGTGGGCGGCGCGACTCAGGTGCTGTCACCACTGAGCGTATTAGTGGACGATACTCTGCTGCCCGCCAATGGCATTATGAATGTTGCAACACTCAATTCTCTGAACACGCCCGCAGATAGTCACATTCAAGTTATGCCATTAGTAGATGATAATGCGGGTGATTCAGTGACGTTGTCACTTGCCGAGTTAACATTCTTGGCGGTTGAGTTACATATCCCATTGACCACTTCTGCGCGTAAAACTGCATTTGAATCCATCGATTTACTGGATTTTCCTGATTTTAATGAGCCATTCGACACGCCAGAATGCCTTGAACACCCCCCATATCCGCAGGCCATTTTGCTATCTCAAGCTAAAAATGCCTATTTACTTGACCGCTACACGGATAAACAGCAGATAAACCTGCTGTTAGTCTGCAATGCGGCAGGTAAACGTTCAGAGGTCAAAACTGTTGGTAAGGCACTGGATTATTGGGTTAAACAAACACAGGGCGAAAATGCGCAGATCCGTTCCCGGCGGAATCCGGGGTTAATCTGGGCATTAACACCCTTTGATCAACGCGTCGTCTCAACACCTCAGTTGATTGGTGCGAAAAATCACGACGAAGCAGTGCAACGCTATGTGGGTAATCCAGGTGATAGCTGGGGTTCCATGCTGGCATTGGATAAACGTGGCGTTGAACGGATGGTCACTTATCTGAGCCAGGAGATTTGTCGTGATATCAAAACAGAGCGGATAACCGAACAACTTCATGAGTTACAACGAGAATTGACCGATAATCTGCTTGCCGGTTGGTATCAGCCAGCAAACGGAGAATTACCGCAGAAACAGCGGATTGCTGAAACCTTGCTCAAAGCCCTACAAACCCGAACCGGTTTACACGGCGAGTTACTAGAGCGATTGCTCCCCTCCCGTGATGAGTTACGCTGCTTGTATCTACAGCAGCAAAATCGTGCAACTGAATTGATCACTCCCGCAACCAATAACGAGCCTTTCAGTATTGGTATCGATATCGACTTATTCAGTGATCAACCCGCCTCACCAGTATTTCAAGCCACAGCAATGCCTGCGGCAAGCCATGATTATGAGACAGCCTATGCCGCTAGTGTGCAGCGTTACTGGATAAATCACCTGCGACTTCTGCCAGATAACGGCCCATTGATTGAATTGCTCGGTATCACCAAACCGACTATTGAGTTGTTGGTCGCAGAGCTTATTACCGCTAGCATCCGGCTGGATATTGCTGGGCAGTTAGTCACAATACTGGCAGACAGTGAGCAAGTTGGCCTGCACCGTGAAACAAAAGCCGATCGTCAGGTATCGCGCGCGTTGACCGTATTGGGCGATTTCGTTGCCTGGCTCGGTTTCTTACAAATCGAGGAAAGTCAGCGCCCTGATAGCCGAATTAATCGGGGATATAAAATTTTTGCCCAACCCCCTACATCAGCTTCGCCGTTGGGGGCATCGCAGCGATTAACTAAATTGGCACTGACCCCGACCAATAATACAGCATTTTATATTTATGATTGGTTAGTTGGCTTAGGTGAAATGATTATTCACAACGAGGGCTATTCTGCCGGCAGTGAAATAAACTTGCAGCATCGTGAACAGTTAGCGGCAATATTTTCGCTGATTAACCCGCAATTCCGGCCGTAA
- a CDS encoding virulence factor SrfB, whose protein sequence is MLATITDLKQKITLIQDSGIQFLDFALKPQFDTELPNKFVRKSANGPLLRLNYHPHNGKYSLMVPGSAPEIVKPEFSIPLEQSLKLLNKIWLPLPFLRFNPPRTFVNGPDNWARVQILVLDTPDQDGNTLRVTMAFDTKVYPEGHANEYLAPNENDVKTGLSFALAYHNEELAEFLDLTWVDGWLREVFVQQASEQEERTERHISVSLREFEYQAHYLNLLELLGSQIGVPEIKINTSTLQEPTVNVDLILDVGNSHTCGILVEDHADESNGLKQTYELQIRDLSEPHYLYNELFESRIEFAPVKFGKQNFSVESGRDDAFIWPAVIRVGREASRMALHRLGTEGSTGISSPRRYLWDEETYAAGWRFNETQTTLAHEPLATALPLTNLVNDDGQPLYTVPVDERLPVFSPHYSRSSLMTFMLSELLAQALMQINSAAQRLKMTHANAPRQLRAIILTLPSAMPKPEREIFRRRMNEAIALVWKSMGWHPADDNFVSAQDRAKSQVPVPEVQMEWDEATCGQMVYLYNETQVNFGGRTAAFFASMARPDKQPEAGEVAGKTLRIASIDIGGGTTDLAITQYWLDDGIGNNVKISPRLLFREGFKVAGDDILLDVIQLYLLPALQARLKKAGVTNTDVLMDKLFGNDGRMDGQSALRQQATLQIFMPAGRAILEAYENFDPLDASAEIEASFGELLPQLPTQKILDYINSEVQRELPADAESFDILHVPLVLKLSKLHGEFLSNRMSITQNLRSLSEVVSLYSCDVLLLTGRPSRFPGIQALFRHLQPLPNNRILSLDGYHTSDWYPFNKHGRIDNPKSTAAVGAMLCLLALDLRLAGFYFKAGDFQPYSTIRYLGMLDSSDALTDENVYYRDIDLDSSNFALPSDTHFQVRGSLCLGFRQLDNDRWPASPLYTLSIVDQELARKVAGDSVLHVRLKLAKGDKQNDDGQERFEIADAVLQDGSRVPSHHLRLKLNTLASNGSGSTHYWIDSGSVFRK, encoded by the coding sequence ATGCTGGCAACGATCACGGATTTAAAACAGAAAATTACGCTTATTCAGGACAGTGGCATCCAGTTTCTGGACTTCGCTTTAAAGCCACAATTCGATACCGAGCTGCCAAATAAATTTGTTCGCAAAAGTGCTAATGGCCCACTACTACGCCTGAATTACCATCCACATAATGGTAAATATTCGCTAATGGTACCCGGCTCAGCCCCAGAGATTGTTAAACCTGAATTTAGCATCCCATTGGAACAATCGCTGAAACTGCTGAACAAAATTTGGTTGCCACTGCCCTTCTTGCGTTTTAATCCGCCACGCACCTTTGTTAATGGGCCTGATAACTGGGCCAGAGTGCAGATTTTAGTGTTAGATACGCCAGATCAAGATGGCAATACCTTACGTGTCACCATGGCATTTGATACCAAAGTCTATCCTGAAGGCCATGCTAATGAATATTTGGCACCTAATGAAAATGATGTCAAAACCGGATTAAGTTTCGCACTGGCCTACCATAATGAAGAATTGGCAGAATTCCTTGATTTAACCTGGGTTGATGGTTGGTTGCGGGAGGTTTTTGTCCAACAAGCATCAGAGCAGGAAGAACGCACCGAAAGGCATATCAGTGTGTCGCTGCGCGAATTCGAATATCAGGCGCACTATCTTAATTTACTGGAATTACTTGGCAGCCAAATTGGGGTGCCAGAAATCAAAATCAATACCAGCACCCTACAAGAACCTACCGTTAATGTTGATTTGATCCTCGATGTAGGCAACTCACATACCTGCGGTATCTTAGTAGAAGATCATGCTGATGAAAGTAATGGTCTGAAACAGACGTACGAATTACAAATTCGTGATTTGAGCGAGCCTCACTATCTGTATAACGAACTGTTTGAAAGCCGGATTGAATTTGCACCAGTTAAATTTGGTAAACAGAACTTTTCGGTAGAAAGTGGCCGTGATGATGCCTTTATCTGGCCCGCAGTTATCCGCGTTGGGCGTGAAGCCAGTCGCATGGCATTACACCGTTTGGGCACCGAAGGCTCTACTGGCATTTCCAGCCCACGCCGCTATCTGTGGGATGAAGAGACCTATGCTGCGGGCTGGCGCTTCAATGAAACACAAACCACACTGGCACATGAACCGCTGGCTACTGCGTTGCCGTTGACCAATCTGGTCAATGATGACGGTCAACCGCTCTATACGGTGCCAGTAGATGAACGGCTCCCGGTATTTTCACCACATTATAGCCGCAGTTCATTGATGACATTTATGTTGTCGGAGCTATTGGCGCAAGCGCTGATGCAAATCAACAGCGCGGCACAACGTTTGAAAATGACCCATGCCAATGCCCCACGGCAATTACGCGCCATTATCCTAACGCTGCCTTCCGCCATGCCAAAACCGGAGCGCGAGATATTCCGCCGCCGGATGAATGAAGCCATTGCCTTAGTTTGGAAATCCATGGGTTGGCATCCGGCTGATGATAACTTTGTGTCTGCGCAAGACCGGGCCAAAAGCCAGGTACCCGTACCAGAAGTACAGATGGAGTGGGATGAAGCGACCTGCGGTCAGATGGTTTATCTGTATAACGAGACGCAAGTTAACTTTGGTGGCCGTACCGCAGCTTTCTTTGCCAGTATGGCGCGGCCCGATAAACAGCCTGAAGCGGGCGAAGTTGCAGGGAAAACCTTACGTATCGCCTCTATCGATATTGGCGGTGGCACTACCGACCTGGCAATTACGCAATATTGGCTTGATGACGGTATTGGCAATAATGTCAAAATCAGTCCACGCCTGTTATTCCGTGAAGGGTTTAAAGTGGCTGGTGATGATATTTTGCTGGATGTTATTCAGCTCTATCTTTTACCTGCCCTTCAGGCTCGCCTTAAAAAAGCGGGTGTTACCAATACTGATGTCTTGATGGATAAATTATTCGGTAATGATGGCCGCATGGATGGGCAGTCAGCCCTACGCCAGCAAGCTACATTACAGATATTTATGCCCGCTGGCCGCGCTATTTTGGAAGCCTACGAAAACTTTGATCCCCTAGATGCCAGTGCTGAGATAGAAGCCAGTTTCGGTGAGTTATTACCCCAACTACCGACCCAGAAAATTCTTGATTACATTAACAGTGAAGTCCAGCGTGAACTGCCAGCGGATGCCGAATCATTTGATATTTTGCATGTCCCGTTGGTTTTAAAGCTGAGCAAATTGCACGGTGAGTTTTTATCTAACCGGATGAGTATTACGCAAAATCTGCGCTCACTGTCGGAAGTGGTTTCACTCTATTCTTGTGACGTGCTGTTATTGACGGGGCGCCCTTCGCGCTTCCCTGGGATTCAAGCGCTATTTCGCCATCTGCAACCTCTGCCTAACAATCGTATTCTCTCGCTGGATGGATATCACACCAGCGATTGGTATCCCTTTAACAAGCATGGTCGCATTGATAACCCCAAATCAACTGCCGCAGTGGGTGCGATGCTGTGTTTGCTGGCTCTCGACTTACGGCTGGCCGGTTTTTACTTTAAAGCGGGTGATTTCCAACCTTATTCGACCATTCGCTATCTCGGAATGTTAGACAGTAGCGATGCCCTGACTGATGAGAATGTCTACTATCGCGACATCGACTTAGATAGCAGCAATTTTGCTTTACCATCCGATACTCATTTTCAGGTTAGAGGGTCGTTATGTCTTGGCTTTCGTCAGCTCGATAATGACCGTTGGCCTGCCTCGCCGCTTTATACCTTATCCATTGTGGATCAGGAACTGGCACGCAAAGTCGCGGGTGACAGCGTATTGCATGTCAGACTGAAATTAGCAAAAGGTGACAAGCAGAATGACGATGGTCAGGAACGGTTTGAGATAGCAGATGCCGTGTTGCAAGATGGTAGCCGTGTGCCATCCCATCACTTACGCCTCAAGCTGAACACATTAGCCAGCAATGGCTCAGGATCAACCCATTATTGGATTGATAGTGGGAGTGTATTTAGAAAATGA
- a CDS encoding SrfA family protein, translated as MAKSFLRSGSLDDILALGENGQPVYASARQIREALRLKRQQHIADCLAIPQLNERGDRIDWYAPIEGKVTSWLAASTAERKAAVKQLSACLASANDLCQRAQKSDNAAQRLFGVLLAKTMQFPDQNHVYLVAGKPVLTFWGFVSPDNKTRTDPLDCLRQTTEAYEPIEPIIATIVAPTPPPPAAAVVELPPQSETTLAPPPPEPVAEVTLPPKPIKKPARWLRFSWMLPVLALIIALIVQFSGGMPENAVATPDVKPTVLEDKSVIEDRTLSVKEAAPVTTAPVAQITPPAAVPQLPLNHATFAPASAIAEPTAVTAPPTVESKSALILPSDAVKVGSTAFLNGNWRVSPEIKAAQTGKAPSLKYQIKNGKGTVKITHGDNVTCRANITAGVMKSGNLVINSRYRAQCSDGSKYQMPEIVCKQGVSGVADCKGRYDANTTLPMTMKRETK; from the coding sequence GTGGCAAAATCATTTTTACGCAGTGGCAGTTTGGACGATATTCTGGCGTTAGGCGAAAACGGGCAACCGGTTTATGCCTCTGCACGGCAGATAAGAGAGGCATTACGCCTTAAAAGACAACAACATATTGCTGACTGTCTGGCTATTCCTCAACTTAATGAGCGCGGCGACCGCATAGATTGGTATGCCCCCATTGAAGGTAAAGTGACCTCATGGCTGGCTGCCAGTACTGCTGAGCGTAAAGCCGCCGTCAAACAGTTGTCGGCGTGCCTGGCAAGTGCCAATGATTTGTGTCAGCGAGCGCAGAAATCAGATAACGCCGCACAGCGGCTATTTGGCGTGCTGTTGGCCAAAACGATGCAATTCCCTGATCAAAATCATGTTTATTTAGTCGCAGGCAAACCCGTACTGACCTTTTGGGGGTTCGTCAGCCCGGATAACAAAACACGGACTGATCCACTCGATTGTCTGCGCCAGACTACTGAAGCTTACGAACCTATTGAACCGATTATCGCTACCATTGTGGCCCCAACGCCGCCGCCACCTGCTGCCGCTGTCGTTGAATTACCGCCTCAGAGCGAAACTACGTTAGCGCCCCCCCCGCCAGAGCCCGTTGCAGAGGTCACTCTGCCGCCAAAACCAATAAAAAAACCAGCACGTTGGCTACGATTTAGCTGGATGTTACCGGTGTTGGCGTTAATCATCGCTTTGATAGTGCAATTCAGTGGTGGAATGCCAGAAAATGCCGTAGCCACCCCGGATGTAAAGCCCACTGTCCTTGAAGATAAATCGGTCATTGAAGATAGAACTTTGTCAGTTAAAGAAGCGGCACCGGTCACCACTGCGCCTGTCGCTCAGATTACGCCGCCCGCTGCCGTGCCACAACTGCCGTTGAATCATGCCACCTTCGCCCCTGCATCCGCTATCGCTGAACCGACCGCCGTTACAGCACCGCCGACAGTTGAGAGTAAAAGTGCACTGATACTCCCTTCTGATGCCGTCAAAGTAGGGTCAACGGCGTTCCTTAATGGCAACTGGCGTGTCAGCCCGGAGATCAAAGCGGCCCAAACCGGTAAAGCACCTAGCCTGAAGTATCAAATTAAAAACGGTAAAGGTACGGTAAAAATCACCCATGGGGATAACGTTACTTGCCGCGCAAATATCACCGCTGGCGTAATGAAGTCAGGCAATTTGGTAATCAATAGCCGCTATAGGGCGCAGTGCAGTGATGGTTCAAAATATCAAATGCCTGAGATCGTCTGCAAACAAGGCGTGAGCGGGGTTGCAGATTGTAAAGGCCGTTACGATGCCAATACGACCCTTCCAATGACGATGAAGCGTGAGACTAAATAA